In one Fusobacterium perfoetens ATCC 29250 genomic region, the following are encoded:
- the trkA gene encoding Trk system potassium transporter TrkA, with protein sequence MKIIIVGAGKVGELLCNDLSNEGNDITLIETDSKILDKVLSYNDIMGIVGNGTDCEILKEAYIENTDIFIAVTQSDEINIISSIMAKKLGAKYTIARVRNPLYFSQMKFMSESLGIDRLLNPEAEAAFFISKNLEFPNALNVETFAKNKVTMVEFLVQKESYIDGIKLKDFKHNHFSNILVCIVQRGQEVFIPTGNFILKSGDKIYITGNPNDIQEFSKSLGNNDEKIKSVMIIGGGKITHYLIKILLEKKINVKVIEANSEKAKILSETFEDATIIHGDGTDNELLEEENFRNYDALISLTGIDEENIILSLYANKVGIKKTITKINGISLFNVLELVGLQSIITPKKIVADHIIKIVRSLISSQEENIETLYRIAENKVEAIEFKVPKTSMIINVPLKKLDIKENLLILYIIRNNKVIFPKGDDVILPEDKIIIITTEKYLNDVNKILK encoded by the coding sequence ATGAAAATAATTATTGTCGGGGCTGGAAAAGTAGGAGAATTATTGTGTAATGACCTTTCTAACGAAGGTAATGATATTACTCTTATAGAAACTGATTCTAAAATTTTAGATAAAGTTTTATCATATAATGATATTATGGGAATTGTAGGAAATGGAACTGATTGTGAAATTTTAAAAGAGGCTTACATTGAAAATACAGATATTTTTATTGCAGTAACTCAATCTGATGAAATAAATATTATCTCATCAATTATGGCTAAAAAATTGGGTGCTAAATATACTATTGCTCGTGTTAGAAATCCTTTATATTTCTCTCAAATGAAATTTATGAGTGAATCTTTAGGAATTGATAGACTCCTAAATCCAGAAGCTGAAGCAGCTTTTTTTATATCTAAAAATTTAGAATTTCCTAATGCTTTAAATGTTGAGACTTTTGCTAAAAATAAAGTTACTATGGTTGAATTTTTAGTACAAAAAGAAAGCTATATTGATGGTATAAAATTAAAAGATTTTAAACATAATCATTTTAGTAATATTTTAGTTTGTATTGTTCAAAGAGGACAAGAAGTTTTTATTCCAACAGGTAATTTTATTTTAAAATCTGGAGATAAAATTTATATAACTGGAAATCCAAATGATATTCAAGAATTTTCTAAATCTCTAGGTAATAATGATGAAAAAATAAAATCTGTTATGATTATTGGTGGTGGAAAAATAACTCACTATCTTATAAAAATTCTATTAGAAAAGAAAATTAATGTAAAAGTTATTGAGGCTAATTCAGAAAAAGCCAAAATATTAAGTGAAACTTTTGAGGATGCTACTATTATTCATGGAGATGGGACTGATAATGAATTATTAGAAGAAGAAAACTTTAGAAATTATGATGCTTTAATTTCTCTTACTGGAATAGATGAAGAAAATATTATTCTTTCATTATATGCTAATAAAGTAGGAATTAAAAAAACTATTACTAAAATAAATGGAATATCTCTTTTTAATGTTTTAGAACTTGTTGGTCTTCAATCAATCATAACACCCAAAAAGATAGTAGCTGACCATATTATTAAAATAGTAAGGTCATTAATTAGTTCACAAGAAGAAAATATAGAAACTTTATATAGAATTGCTGAAAATAAAGTTGAGGCAATAGAGTTTAAAGTTCCTAAAACAAGTATGATTATTAATGTTCCTCTTAAAAAATTAGATATTAAAGAAAATCTTTTAATCCTTTATATAATTAGAAATAACAAAGTTATTTTCCCTAAAGGAGATGATGTAATTTTACCAGAAGATAAAATTATCATTATTACAACTGAAAAATATCTAAATGATGTTAATAAAATTTTAAAATAA
- the guaA gene encoding glutamine-hydrolyzing GMP synthase — protein MKKNSIVILDFGSQYNQLIARRIREMGVYAEIVPYYEPLEKIKEREPKGIILSGGPASVYLEDAYMIDKALYDLGIPVLAVCYGMQLTNHLLGGKVEAADKQEFGKAILVLDDATNPLFEGIPNNSQVWMSHQDHVVKMAPGFVQIAHTDSCIATCYNKEKNIYCVQFHPEVTHSEYGKEIYRNFVFNVAKCEKNWSMNNYIEETIKNIKEKVGDKKVLLGLSGGVDSSVAATLIHRAIGDQLTCIFVDTGLLRKDEAKTVMQVYGENFHMNIKCVDAEERFLSKLAGVSDPETKRKIIGKEFIEVFNEEASKLTDVTFLAQGTIYPDVIESQSVKGPSMTIKSHHNVGGLPKEMKFTLLEPLRELFKDEVRQVGRELGIPDHMIDRHPFPGPGLGIRILGEVSKEKADILREADAIFIEELRKADLYNKVSQAFVVLLPVKSVGVMGDFRTYEYTAVLRSANTIDFMTATWSKLPYEFLEKVSNRIINEVKGINRLTYDISSKPPATIEWE, from the coding sequence ATGAAAAAAAACAGTATTGTTATTCTTGACTTTGGTTCTCAATATAACCAATTAATCGCAAGAAGAATTAGAGAGATGGGAGTTTACGCTGAAATAGTTCCTTATTATGAGCCTCTTGAAAAAATAAAAGAAAGAGAACCTAAAGGAATTATTCTTTCTGGTGGACCTGCTTCTGTTTACTTAGAAGATGCATATATGATAGATAAAGCTCTTTATGATTTAGGTATTCCTGTTCTTGCTGTATGCTATGGTATGCAACTTACAAACCATTTACTTGGAGGAAAAGTTGAAGCTGCTGATAAACAAGAATTTGGAAAAGCTATATTAGTTCTTGATGATGCTACAAATCCATTATTTGAAGGGATCCCTAATAATTCTCAAGTATGGATGAGCCACCAAGACCATGTTGTTAAAATGGCGCCTGGATTTGTTCAAATAGCTCATACTGATTCTTGTATTGCTACTTGTTACAATAAAGAGAAAAATATTTATTGTGTTCAATTCCACCCAGAAGTTACTCACTCTGAATATGGAAAAGAAATTTATAGAAACTTCGTATTTAATGTAGCTAAATGTGAAAAAAATTGGAGTATGAATAACTACATTGAAGAAACTATAAAAAATATAAAAGAAAAAGTTGGAGATAAAAAAGTTTTACTTGGTCTTTCTGGAGGAGTGGATTCTTCTGTAGCTGCTACTCTTATCCATAGAGCTATTGGAGACCAATTAACTTGTATTTTTGTTGATACAGGACTTTTAAGAAAAGATGAAGCTAAAACTGTTATGCAAGTATATGGAGAAAATTTCCATATGAACATTAAATGTGTTGATGCCGAAGAAAGATTCCTTTCTAAATTAGCAGGTGTATCTGACCCTGAAACTAAGAGAAAAATAATCGGAAAAGAATTTATTGAAGTATTTAATGAAGAAGCTTCTAAACTTACCGATGTTACATTCTTAGCACAAGGAACTATATATCCAGATGTTATTGAGTCTCAATCTGTAAAAGGACCTTCAATGACTATAAAATCTCATCACAATGTTGGTGGATTACCGAAAGAAATGAAATTCACTCTATTAGAGCCACTAAGAGAATTATTTAAAGATGAAGTTAGACAAGTTGGAAGAGAATTAGGAATTCCTGACCATATGATTGATAGACATCCATTCCCAGGTCCAGGACTTGGAATAAGAATCTTAGGAGAAGTTTCTAAAGAAAAAGCTGATATTTTAAGAGAAGCTGATGCTATATTTATTGAAGAACTTAGAAAAGCTGACCTTTATAACAAAGTTAGCCAAGCTTTTGTAGTTTTATTACCTGTAAAATCTGTTGGAGTTATGGGAGATTTTAGAACTTATGAATATACTGCTGTTTTAAGATCTGCTAATACTATAGATTTCATGACTGCTACTTGGTCTAAATTACCTTATGAATTCTTAGAAAAAGTTTCTAATAGAATTATCAATGAAGTTAAAGGAATTAACAGATTAACTTATGATATTTCTTCTAAACCACCTGCAACAATTGAGTGGGAATAG
- a CDS encoding single-stranded DNA-binding protein: MNIVILTGRLTRDPELKYGQSGKAYSRFSLAVDRPFSKGEADFINCVAFGKTAELVGEYLRKGRKVGINGSLQMNRYEVNGEKRTSYDVLVNSLEFLESKGTSTGADDNYSSHDSVSEPTPSFSQMDDDEFPF; this comes from the coding sequence ATGAACATAGTAATTTTAACTGGAAGATTAACTAGAGACCCCGAATTAAAATATGGACAAAGTGGAAAAGCTTATTCTAGATTTTCTTTAGCTGTTGATAGACCTTTTTCAAAAGGAGAAGCTGATTTTATTAACTGTGTTGCTTTTGGAAAAACAGCAGAACTTGTTGGAGAATATTTAAGAAAAGGTAGAAAAGTAGGAATAAATGGTTCTCTTCAAATGAATAGATATGAAGTTAATGGTGAAAAAAGAACTTCATATGATGTTCTAGTTAATAGTTTAGAATTTTTAGAATCAAAAGGAACTTCAACTGGTGCTGACGATAATTATTCTTCACATGATTCTGTATCAGAACCAACTCCATCATTTAGCCAAATGGATGATGATGAATTTCCATTCTAA
- a CDS encoding DMT family protein yields the protein MKFLPIGLLFVSNIFMSFAWYGHLKNTGSALWYAIVTSWGIAFLEYCFSIPANRIGSQYFTVAQLKIIQEVITLVVFSGFSVLYLKQEFKLNYIYAFLCLIGAVYFMFKK from the coding sequence ATGAAATTTTTGCCCATTGGTCTTTTATTTGTTTCTAATATTTTTATGTCTTTTGCTTGGTATGGTCATTTAAAAAATACTGGTAGTGCTCTTTGGTATGCTATTGTTACTAGTTGGGGAATTGCTTTTTTAGAATATTGTTTTTCAATTCCAGCAAATAGAATTGGTTCCCAATATTTTACTGTAGCTCAATTAAAAATTATACAAGAAGTTATTACTTTGGTTGTATTTTCTGGATTTTCTGTGCTTTATTTAAAACAAGAATTCAAATTAAATTATATTTATGCTTTTCTTTGTTTAATAGGGGCTGTCTATTTTATGTTTAAAAAATAA
- a CDS encoding tetratricopeptide repeat protein, which translates to MENLKIEELKKEIYKNNDVKSMIELGKIYYELNRVSLAEKYYKMAVNNNSIEGQLRLGKLYLENKKLNLAEKYLKEFADKGNSEFQNYLGTVYKRQFQFELAIKYYNLAIEQGNEKAIFNLGYLYYENDEDDLALEVWKKLSLIEDSDLCIFLAEIYHRKDDFGKCEEYLKLARENSTAYYLLGDLYREYHDCELSEKYFLLGAESDDVDCQIELHKLYEQQNKLELSEKYLKLLVGNSQLKYVYDFAEKCMKKEEYSRAINYYKMLENKKLNFYTWCDKEEKIKYNLCKAYLKLKNYEEAEKYLIVMEESKVFEYTYEIAKIYEENNKFNEAEKYYLLSLDYVKSLEPLDYLIMEREVCFNLGKLYLKLNEIENAKKYLKCAIEDDYMSDEYNSEIKYLLGEIYEKEGNFELTKKYYLESNIEKAKIRLNLINKNMI; encoded by the coding sequence GTGGAAAATTTAAAAATAGAAGAACTAAAAAAAGAAATATATAAAAATAATGATGTTAAATCTATGATTGAATTAGGAAAAATTTATTATGAATTGAATAGAGTATCTTTGGCAGAAAAATATTATAAAATGGCTGTCAATAATAATAGTATTGAAGGACAATTAAGATTAGGAAAATTATATTTAGAGAATAAAAAATTAAATTTAGCAGAAAAATATTTAAAAGAATTTGCTGATAAAGGAAATTCAGAATTTCAAAATTATTTAGGAACAGTTTATAAAAGGCAATTTCAGTTTGAATTGGCAATAAAATATTATAATTTAGCAATAGAACAAGGAAATGAAAAAGCTATTTTTAATTTAGGATATTTATATTATGAAAATGATGAAGATGATTTAGCATTAGAAGTATGGAAAAAATTATCATTAATAGAAGATTCAGACTTATGTATATTTTTAGCTGAAATTTATCATAGAAAAGATGATTTTGGGAAATGTGAAGAATACTTGAAATTAGCAAGAGAAAATTCCACAGCTTATTACTTATTGGGTGATTTATATAGAGAATATCATGATTGTGAATTATCAGAAAAATATTTTTTGTTAGGAGCTGAAAGTGATGATGTAGATTGTCAAATAGAACTTCATAAATTATATGAACAACAAAATAAGTTGGAATTATCAGAAAAATATTTAAAATTGTTAGTTGGAAATTCTCAATTAAAATATGTTTATGATTTTGCTGAAAAATGTATGAAAAAAGAAGAATATAGTAGAGCCATTAATTATTATAAAATGTTAGAAAATAAAAAATTAAATTTTTATACATGGTGTGATAAAGAAGAAAAAATAAAATATAATCTATGTAAAGCTTATCTTAAATTAAAAAATTATGAAGAAGCAGAAAAATATTTGATTGTTATGGAAGAAAGTAAAGTTTTTGAGTATACTTATGAAATAGCGAAAATTTATGAAGAAAATAATAAGTTTAATGAAGCAGAAAAATATTATCTTCTTTCATTAGATTATGTAAAAAGTTTAGAACCTCTTGACTATTTAATAATGGAGAGAGAAGTTTGCTTTAATTTAGGAAAACTTTATTTAAAATTAAATGAAATTGAAAATGCTAAAAAATACTTAAAATGTGCAATAGAAGATGATTATATGTCTGATGAATATAATTCAGAAATAAAATATTTGTTAGGAGAAATTTATGAAAAAGAAGGTAATTTTGAGTTAACTAAAAAATATTATTTAGAATCAAATATTGAAAAAGCAAAAATTAGATTAAATTTGATTAATAAAAATATGATATAA
- a CDS encoding thiol-activated cytolysin family protein codes for MTINEGIRSLNYDSKKVLAYNGETISQFIPKIGNFSTDKFIVTTRTKRNIEDKLFDISVVTSTLDRIYLGAILLANQRLMENLPTEVTCEKKSLSFRINNLNGLNSSEANVTIQNPTSSSVMGKINDIANLWLKKYSSTNKHSTILDYKESMLYSEAQMIAEFGLEAKNLINKLNINYENNDKKQIYLCRLKQIYFSATMDAPNQISNLISDNVTWEELQSKGVNNDNPPVYVSNIDFGRIVYIKFETTETSDKVKEAFSAVVRGNDISQNLDYTNIIKNSSFSLIVVGGTINETKGIGLESLEDMRVILSSGLIFSKDSPGFPISYTTTFLKNNELAITSTKTDYIEVKTEIFTSGEIILEHYGAYVVRFFIDWEEINYNEKGIKVITKKSWNENGFYKTAPFKTVIPLPANSSNINIKAEGATGLVWDPWRVSIDKKNLPLVNVRNVIISGTTLAQTGVVTPDR; via the coding sequence ATGACAATTAATGAGGGAATTAGAAGCCTTAATTATGATTCAAAAAAAGTATTAGCATATAATGGAGAAACTATTAGTCAATTTATACCTAAAATTGGTAATTTTAGTACTGATAAATTTATAGTTACTACAAGAACAAAAAGAAATATAGAGGATAAACTTTTTGATATTTCTGTGGTAACTAGTACACTTGATAGAATTTATTTAGGGGCTATACTTTTAGCAAATCAAAGATTAATGGAGAATTTACCGACTGAAGTTACTTGTGAAAAAAAATCTCTTTCATTTAGAATAAATAATTTAAATGGATTAAATAGTTCTGAGGCAAACGTTACCATTCAAAACCCTACTTCTAGTAGTGTAATGGGAAAAATTAATGATATAGCAAATTTATGGTTAAAAAAATATAGTTCAACTAATAAACATTCTACAATTTTAGATTATAAAGAAAGTATGCTTTATTCAGAAGCTCAAATGATAGCAGAATTTGGTTTAGAAGCTAAAAATTTAATTAATAAACTTAATATAAATTATGAGAATAATGACAAGAAACAAATATATTTATGTAGACTTAAACAAATTTATTTTTCTGCTACTATGGATGCTCCTAATCAAATTTCAAATCTTATATCAGATAATGTTACTTGGGAAGAATTACAATCTAAAGGAGTAAATAATGATAATCCACCTGTTTATGTTTCTAATATAGATTTTGGAAGAATAGTATATATAAAGTTTGAAACTACAGAAACTAGTGATAAGGTAAAGGAAGCTTTTTCAGCAGTAGTAAGAGGTAATGATATTAGTCAAAATTTAGATTATACAAATATTATAAAAAATTCTTCTTTTAGTTTAATAGTAGTAGGGGGAACAATAAATGAAACTAAAGGTATAGGGTTAGAATCTTTGGAAGATATGAGAGTAATATTAAGTTCAGGATTAATATTTTCAAAAGATAGTCCTGGTTTTCCAATATCTTATACAACTACTTTTTTAAAAAATAATGAGTTAGCTATTACAAGTACTAAAACAGATTATATAGAAGTAAAAACAGAAATTTTTACTAGTGGAGAAATTATATTAGAACATTATGGAGCATATGTAGTTAGATTTTTTATTGATTGGGAGGAAATAAATTATAACGAAAAAGGAATTAAAGTAATAACAAAGAAATCTTGGAATGAAAATGGATTTTATAAAACAGCTCCATTTAAAACAGTTATACCTTTACCAGCTAATAGTAGTAATATAAATATTAAGGCTGAGGGAGCAACAGGACTTGTATGGGATCCTTGGAGAGTGTCTATAGATAAAAAGAATCTTCCTTTAGTTAATGTTAGAAATGTAATTATTAGTGGAACAACTTTAGCACAAACAGGAGTAGTAACACCTGATAGATAG
- the codB gene encoding cytosine permease, which yields MSSNIKREKFEDSEYSLSEVPKSKKTQGLWAAMVVLVGFTFFTPSMTAGGNLGIGMNIKNFFTVVALGNAFLGVYCGLLAYIGQKTGLTLDLLGRYSFGKVGSYLPSALISFTQIGWFGVGVAMFAIPVSGLTKIPVWILILVTGIIMTITAYKGIKALAVLGSIAVPLIAILGVYSINWGISEVGGFINVFKENPPNPLTLSTGIAIVVGSFISGGTATPNFTRFAKDSKTAIVATVIAFFVGNSIMMIFGAVGGAVTGIPDIFDILILQGLAIPATITLGLNIWTTNNNALYTAGLGVSNITKINMKPMVLVGGFIGTLTAIWLYYNFVGFLSLLSGMIPPVGAIIILHYFLHKNEYSKKEIPNFNMSGIIGVIVGSLIGIFLPMGIKPINSLISAAIVFIILDKILTKKN from the coding sequence ATGTCATCAAATATTAAAAGGGAAAAATTTGAAGATAGTGAGTATTCATTGTCTGAAGTACCAAAATCGAAAAAAACTCAAGGACTTTGGGCTGCAATGGTAGTACTTGTAGGATTTACTTTTTTTACTCCTAGTATGACAGCTGGAGGAAATCTTGGTATTGGAATGAATATAAAAAATTTCTTTACTGTTGTTGCTTTGGGAAATGCTTTTTTAGGAGTTTATTGTGGATTACTTGCTTATATTGGACAAAAAACAGGATTAACTTTAGATCTTCTTGGACGTTATTCTTTTGGTAAAGTTGGTTCTTACTTACCATCAGCTTTAATAAGTTTTACTCAAATTGGTTGGTTTGGAGTTGGAGTGGCTATGTTTGCTATTCCTGTATCAGGACTTACTAAAATTCCTGTTTGGATTTTAATTTTAGTTACAGGAATTATTATGACTATAACTGCTTATAAAGGTATAAAAGCTTTAGCTGTTCTTGGTTCTATTGCTGTTCCTTTAATTGCTATTTTGGGAGTTTATTCTATTAATTGGGGAATTTCAGAAGTTGGTGGATTCATAAATGTCTTTAAAGAAAATCCACCTAATCCTCTAACTCTTTCTACAGGAATTGCTATTGTTGTTGGTTCTTTTATTTCTGGAGGAACTGCTACTCCTAACTTTACTCGTTTTGCTAAAGATTCTAAAACAGCAATTGTAGCCACTGTTATAGCTTTCTTTGTTGGAAACTCAATTATGATGATTTTTGGAGCTGTTGGTGGAGCTGTTACCGGAATTCCTGATATATTTGATATTTTAATCTTACAAGGATTGGCTATTCCAGCTACTATTACTCTTGGATTAAATATATGGACTACAAATAACAATGCCTTATATACAGCTGGACTTGGAGTTTCAAATATTACAAAAATTAATATGAAACCTATGGTTTTAGTTGGAGGATTTATTGGTACTCTTACAGCTATTTGGTTATATTATAATTTTGTTGGGTTCTTAAGTCTTTTAAGTGGAATGATTCCTCCAGTTGGAGCTATAATTATTCTTCATTATTTCTTACATAAAAATGAATATTCAAAAAAAGAAATCCCTAATTTCAATATGAGTGGAATTATAGGGGTTATTGTTGGTTCTCTTATAGGAATCTTTCTTCCTATGGGAATAAAACCAATAAATTCTTTAATAAGCGCTGCTATAGTATTTATTATTTTAGATAAAATTTTAACTAAAAAAAATTAA
- a CDS encoding HAD-IIA family hydrolase has product MIENKKYFLLDMDGTLYLGNQLIEGAKEFLEKIKLKNKKYIFMTNNSSKNREAYVEKLKKLGIDANVEEIFGSTEATIIYLNKIKKGAKIFLLGNELLEEAFLKAGFEIIKEKDKEIDFVVLGFDTTLTYDKIWKACDYIFAGIPYIATHPDFVCPLDGGKCMPDTGSMIEMIKAVTGKTPLVIGKPNKHIIDGIIEKYNISKEETVIVGDRLYTDIRTGLDNGITSVLVMSGETTEETLKETIYKPDYIFNSVKDMIDII; this is encoded by the coding sequence ATGATAGAAAACAAAAAATATTTTCTGTTGGATATGGATGGAACATTATATCTAGGTAACCAATTAATAGAAGGAGCAAAAGAATTTTTAGAAAAAATAAAATTAAAAAATAAAAAATATATTTTTATGACTAATAATTCTTCTAAAAATAGAGAAGCTTATGTTGAAAAATTAAAAAAATTAGGAATAGATGCCAATGTAGAAGAAATCTTTGGTTCAACAGAAGCAACTATTATTTATTTAAATAAAATAAAAAAAGGGGCTAAAATATTTTTATTAGGTAATGAATTATTAGAGGAAGCTTTTTTAAAAGCAGGATTTGAAATAATTAAAGAAAAAGACAAAGAAATAGATTTTGTTGTTTTAGGTTTTGATACAACATTAACTTATGATAAAATTTGGAAAGCTTGTGATTATATTTTTGCAGGAATTCCATATATAGCAACTCATCCTGATTTTGTTTGTCCTTTAGATGGGGGAAAATGTATGCCTGATACAGGTTCTATGATAGAAATGATAAAAGCAGTAACAGGAAAAACTCCATTAGTAATAGGAAAACCTAATAAGCATATAATAGATGGAATTATAGAAAAATATAATATTTCAAAAGAAGAAACTGTTATTGTTGGAGATAGACTTTATACAGATATAAGAACAGGATTAGATAATGGAATAACATCAGTTTTAGTAATGAGTGGAGAAACAACAGAAGAAACTCTAAAAGAAACTATTTATAAACCTGATTATATATTTAATTCTGTAAAAGATATGATAGATATTATTTAA
- the codA gene encoding cytosine deaminase produces MLIKNIFIENSKEASDIRIENGIFKTIGKNLSPLPDEEVLDCTGKSAFPPFIESHVHLDTCLTAGDPVWNMSGTLFEGIECWSKRKEKLSKEDVKDRARRAIKMQVANGVQHIRTHVDVTDPTLIAMQGMIELREELKDIVNIQIVAFPQEGILSYPNGKELLENAVKMGADCVGAIPHFEFTREYAVESINYCIDLALKYNKLVDVHCDEIDDEQSKGLEVLACRALETGLKDKVTASHTTAMHSYNNAYCSKLFRLLGMSDINFVCNPLVNTHLQGRFDTYPKRRGVTRVKELLANGNNVSFGHDDIFDPWYPLGTGNMITVAHMGLHVCQMMGYEEIMNSYKLITYNAAKTLNLGDSYGIKEGNPASFLIINSDNFYNALNNQSEILYHFNKGKVIASTKPAVKEIFF; encoded by the coding sequence ATGTTAATAAAAAATATTTTTATTGAAAACAGTAAAGAGGCTAGTGATATTAGAATAGAAAATGGTATTTTCAAAACAATAGGTAAAAATTTATCTCCTTTACCTGATGAAGAAGTTTTAGACTGTACAGGAAAATCTGCTTTTCCTCCTTTTATAGAAAGTCATGTTCACTTAGATACTTGTCTTACTGCTGGAGACCCTGTATGGAATATGTCTGGAACTTTATTTGAAGGAATTGAATGTTGGTCTAAAAGAAAAGAAAAATTAAGTAAAGAAGATGTTAAAGATAGAGCTCGTCGTGCTATAAAAATGCAAGTTGCTAATGGGGTTCAACATATTCGTACTCATGTAGATGTTACTGACCCTACTCTTATTGCGATGCAAGGAATGATAGAGTTAAGAGAAGAATTAAAAGATATTGTTAATATTCAAATAGTTGCTTTTCCTCAAGAAGGTATTTTAAGTTATCCTAATGGAAAAGAATTATTAGAAAATGCTGTAAAAATGGGAGCTGATTGTGTAGGAGCTATTCCTCACTTTGAATTTACTCGTGAATATGCAGTTGAAAGTATAAATTATTGTATTGATTTAGCTTTAAAATATAATAAATTAGTAGATGTTCATTGTGATGAAATTGATGATGAACAATCTAAAGGTTTAGAAGTTTTAGCTTGTAGAGCTTTAGAAACTGGATTAAAAGATAAAGTTACTGCTAGTCATACTACAGCAATGCATAGTTATAATAATGCTTATTGTAGTAAATTGTTCCGTCTTTTAGGAATGAGTGATATAAACTTTGTATGTAATCCTTTAGTAAATACTCATTTACAAGGTAGATTTGATACTTATCCAAAACGTCGTGGAGTTACAAGAGTAAAAGAATTATTAGCTAATGGGAATAATGTTTCTTTTGGACATGATGATATTTTTGATCCTTGGTATCCATTAGGAACAGGAAATATGATAACTGTTGCCCATATGGGATTACATGTATGTCAAATGATGGGATATGAAGAAATTATGAATAGTTATAAATTAATAACTTATAATGCTGCAAAAACTTTAAATCTTGGAGATTCTTATGGAATTAAAGAGGGAAATCCAGCAAGTTTTTTAATAATTAATAGTGATAATTTTTATAATGCTTTAAATAATCAAAGTGAAATTTTATATCATTTTAATAAAGGAAAAGTTATTGCTTCCACAAAACCTGCTGTAAAAGAAATTTTCTTTTAA